One window of Edaphobacter dinghuensis genomic DNA carries:
- a CDS encoding TIGR03435 family protein yields MANLLRCRWSSVRKLLLFAAGWMAVASPLTFAQAGATPDAAPAATTASKAYVPTLTFDVASIRQSPVADSYMVSAFFAPHTGSFRATNFNYMNLLAMAYGIRWDQISGVPDSRTTFNIQAKSDDVADERLAGLNKDQEKLEHQHMLQALLADRFKLKVHWETREAPAYDLLVSKKGSKMQVSKGEPPSAEERKAWGDKPIPRLYQRGDSRVGFDFIAHGASMSDITDMLAGQFGHPIVDKTGLTGKYDFILRYHGAQLDDRKADDMDPVPTLDTAIQDQLGLKLKPTKAPEKILVIDHIEKPSEN; encoded by the coding sequence ATGGCAAACCTGTTGCGATGCAGATGGAGTTCGGTTCGCAAGCTGTTGCTGTTCGCGGCTGGTTGGATGGCGGTTGCTTCGCCGCTCACATTCGCGCAGGCAGGCGCGACCCCAGATGCGGCTCCTGCTGCAACAACTGCAAGCAAGGCATATGTCCCGACGCTGACGTTTGATGTGGCTTCCATCCGGCAGAGCCCGGTGGCAGATTCTTATATGGTCAGTGCGTTCTTTGCACCCCATACCGGCTCTTTCCGTGCGACAAACTTCAACTACATGAATCTCCTTGCCATGGCATACGGCATCCGGTGGGATCAAATATCCGGCGTGCCGGACTCCAGAACAACGTTCAATATTCAGGCAAAGTCAGACGACGTTGCCGATGAACGTCTGGCAGGGTTGAATAAAGATCAGGAAAAGCTTGAACACCAGCATATGCTTCAAGCGTTGCTTGCTGACCGCTTCAAGCTGAAGGTCCACTGGGAGACGCGAGAAGCTCCGGCCTACGATCTGCTGGTGTCGAAGAAAGGGTCGAAGATGCAGGTATCAAAGGGCGAACCGCCAAGTGCCGAGGAGAGGAAAGCATGGGGCGACAAACCCATACCCCGCCTCTACCAGCGAGGCGATAGCCGGGTCGGCTTCGATTTTATTGCTCACGGAGCTTCGATGAGCGATATCACCGATATGCTGGCCGGACAGTTTGGCCATCCCATCGTCGATAAGACCGGGCTTACTGGTAAATACGACTTCATCCTGCGATATCACGGCGCACAGTTAGACGATAGGAAGGCCGATGATATGGACCCCGTCCCGACGCTCGATACCGCAATTCAGGACCAGTTAGGCCTCAAACTGAAGCCCACGAAGGCGCCGGAAAAGATTCTAGTGATCGATCACATCGAAAAACCCTCGGAGAATTAG
- the gatB gene encoding Asp-tRNA(Asn)/Glu-tRNA(Gln) amidotransferase subunit GatB, which yields MSTATALSPEVLAKYQPVIGLEVHVQLLTASKAFCGCVNQYGGDPNTHVCPTCLGLPGALPVLNRKAVEFAVLAAKAINCEIRETSIFSRKNYFYPDSPKGYQISQFDKPIAEHGWIDVPDATGASKRIGVTRLHMEEDAGKSVHDGFADSVSKTYIDLNRCGTPLVEIVSEPDLRTADEVFEYLTKLKEILLYTGVSDCNMEEGSLRCDANVSVMLKGAKEFGTKAEVKNVNSFRYIRAAVEYEIERQIGVLEDGGRVVQESRLWNNAEGRTFSMRSKEQAHDYRYFPEPDLPPLVVGAEWQAEILKNLPELPEARRARMIAEYEISAQDAATLTATRSFADSFESAAKKAKNPKRVASLLTSELTMRLRLANLELDQSPVSMAGIVMAADLAESGELSSKMLKQLLDTCFEKNEDFPTVYEREKPQQISDASAIEKMIDEVIAANPKQVEQYRGGKKTVSAFFVGQVMRLSKGQANPALLNELVVKKLDS from the coding sequence ATGTCTACCGCTACAGCGCTCTCGCCCGAGGTTCTCGCCAAGTATCAGCCCGTCATTGGGTTGGAGGTTCATGTCCAGCTTTTGACCGCGTCCAAGGCCTTCTGCGGCTGCGTTAATCAATACGGTGGCGATCCAAACACGCACGTCTGCCCTACCTGTCTCGGCCTTCCCGGCGCTCTGCCCGTGCTTAATCGCAAGGCGGTAGAGTTTGCCGTGCTTGCGGCAAAGGCCATCAACTGCGAGATTCGCGAGACCAGCATCTTCTCCCGCAAAAACTACTTCTATCCCGACTCGCCCAAGGGCTATCAGATCTCTCAGTTCGACAAGCCCATCGCCGAGCATGGCTGGATCGACGTTCCCGACGCAACCGGCGCATCCAAGCGCATCGGCGTCACCCGTCTGCACATGGAAGAGGACGCCGGTAAGAGCGTTCACGACGGCTTCGCCGATTCCGTGTCGAAGACCTACATCGACCTCAATCGCTGCGGCACGCCACTAGTAGAGATCGTCAGCGAGCCCGACCTGCGCACCGCCGACGAGGTCTTCGAGTACCTCACCAAGCTGAAAGAGATCCTTCTCTACACCGGCGTCAGCGACTGCAACATGGAAGAAGGCTCTCTCCGCTGCGATGCCAACGTAAGCGTCATGCTTAAAGGCGCGAAAGAATTCGGCACCAAGGCCGAGGTTAAAAACGTCAACAGCTTCCGCTACATCCGCGCGGCGGTGGAGTACGAGATCGAGCGCCAGATCGGCGTCCTCGAAGACGGCGGCCGCGTCGTGCAGGAGTCGCGCCTCTGGAACAACGCCGAAGGCCGGACCTTCTCCATGCGCTCCAAGGAGCAGGCACACGACTACCGTTACTTTCCTGAGCCCGACCTCCCGCCGCTGGTCGTAGGCGCGGAGTGGCAGGCCGAAATCCTCAAAAATCTTCCCGAGCTGCCAGAGGCCCGTCGCGCCCGCATGATCGCCGAGTACGAGATCTCCGCGCAGGACGCCGCAACGCTGACAGCCACCCGCTCCTTCGCCGACAGCTTCGAGTCCGCAGCAAAGAAGGCAAAGAACCCAAAACGTGTAGCCTCCCTGCTGACCAGCGAACTGACGATGCGCCTGCGCCTCGCAAACCTCGAACTCGATCAGTCTCCCGTATCGATGGCCGGAATCGTCATGGCCGCCGACCTTGCCGAGTCAGGCGAGCTTTCGAGCAAGATGCTCAAGCAGCTTCTCGACACCTGCTTCGAAAAGAACGAAGACTTCCCCACAGTCTACGAACGCGAGAAGCCGCAGCAAATTTCAGACGCGTCTGCCATCGAAAAGATGATTGACGAAGTCATTGCCGCAAATCCAAAACAGGTCGAGCAGTATCGCGGCGGTAAGAAGACGGTCTCCGCCTTCTTCGTAGGCCAGGTCATGCGCCTCTCCAAGGGGCAGGCCAACCCGGCACTACTAAACGAACTGGTAGTAAAAAAACTCGACAGCTAA
- a CDS encoding zinc-dependent alcohol dehydrogenase family protein, with product MSKQTAKVVRFHQTGGPEVLQIEELPLPEPGAGEVRLRIKAIGLNRAEVMFREGKYLVDPTPPSVLGYEASGTVEAIGEGVDRSWLGKTVSTIPAFIIGKYGVYGEAAVVPIYAVAEYPAKLSPEEGTSIWMQYMTAYGALIRIANLTRGDYVLITAASSSVGIAAIEMVKAEGGISIATTRTSAKKAELQALGADHVIVTDEEDLVKRVQEITGGKGARIVFDPIGGKGLEALAAATTHSGIIIEYGALATDPTPYPLFTALAKQLTIRGYTLFEVVENPEWMAKARQYVFDHLANGDFKPCIDKVFPLSQIVEAHRYMESNQQIGKIVVTT from the coding sequence ATGTCCAAACAAACTGCAAAGGTCGTTCGTTTCCACCAGACCGGTGGCCCTGAAGTTCTGCAAATCGAGGAGCTTCCGTTGCCGGAGCCCGGTGCGGGCGAGGTTCGCCTGCGAATCAAGGCTATTGGGCTTAACCGGGCGGAGGTCATGTTCCGCGAAGGGAAATATTTGGTCGATCCCACACCTCCATCCGTTTTGGGATATGAGGCTTCGGGCACAGTCGAGGCTATTGGGGAAGGTGTCGATCGCTCGTGGCTGGGCAAGACTGTGAGCACGATTCCTGCCTTCATCATTGGTAAATACGGTGTCTATGGAGAGGCTGCTGTTGTACCCATATACGCGGTTGCTGAATATCCCGCCAAACTTTCGCCGGAAGAAGGAACATCGATCTGGATGCAGTACATGACGGCGTACGGCGCGCTGATTCGCATCGCCAACCTTACCCGCGGCGACTATGTTTTGATCACCGCTGCGAGCAGCAGCGTGGGAATTGCTGCCATTGAGATGGTGAAGGCCGAGGGAGGCATCAGCATTGCGACGACACGCACGTCAGCCAAAAAGGCGGAGCTACAGGCGCTTGGGGCCGACCACGTGATTGTCACCGACGAAGAGGACCTGGTGAAGCGAGTGCAAGAGATTACGGGCGGTAAGGGTGCGCGGATTGTCTTCGATCCGATTGGCGGCAAAGGCCTGGAGGCGCTTGCAGCGGCCACGACACATAGCGGAATCATCATTGAATACGGCGCGCTCGCTACCGATCCCACACCGTACCCGCTGTTCACGGCCCTTGCCAAACAACTCACCATTCGGGGATACACGCTGTTTGAAGTTGTCGAGAATCCGGAGTGGATGGCTAAGGCCCGGCAATATGTCTTCGACCACCTTGCGAATGGCGACTTTAAACCGTGCATCGACAAAGTGTTTCCGCTCTCGCAGATTGTCGAAGCCCATCGCTATATGGAGTCGAACCAGCAGATCGGCAAGATTGTCGTCACGACATAA